A genomic window from bacterium includes:
- a CDS encoding DUF72 domain-containing protein encodes MIYIGTSGFSYADWKGRFYPEKISQQDMLAYYARHFSACEINASYYRIPSAAMMVSMLRKSSGQVRFVVKAHQSMTHQRTAATLEYRAFQEALKPLQAAGCLGAVLIQFPYSFPNNLENRGYLADLKERLRTAVPLVVEFRHKSWASQIVRTFLKEMMLGTVNVDEPDIKNLLSPNDQVTNTVGYIRFHGRNKETWYKKDAEPWERYNYLYTETELADWVPRISRIDYLAKETFVFFNNHWQSQAVVNAKQLGGLLDKKT; translated from the coding sequence ATGATTTATATCGGCACATCCGGTTTTTCATATGCAGATTGGAAAGGTCGCTTTTATCCCGAAAAAATATCGCAGCAGGATATGTTGGCTTATTATGCCCGACATTTTTCCGCCTGCGAGATCAATGCTTCTTATTACCGGATACCCTCGGCTGCGATGATGGTGAGTATGCTCCGCAAATCATCAGGTCAGGTACGCTTTGTGGTGAAAGCACATCAATCAATGACCCATCAGCGTACGGCAGCCACCCTGGAGTATCGGGCTTTCCAGGAAGCGTTGAAACCCTTACAAGCTGCCGGCTGCCTGGGCGCAGTGCTCATTCAATTTCCTTATTCATTTCCAAACAATCTCGAGAATCGCGGGTATCTCGCAGATCTCAAAGAACGCTTGCGTACCGCCGTACCTTTGGTGGTGGAATTCCGGCATAAAAGCTGGGCAAGTCAAATTGTACGGACATTTTTAAAGGAAATGATGTTAGGGACCGTCAACGTGGATGAGCCGGATATTAAAAATTTACTCTCGCCGAATGATCAAGTAACCAATACGGTGGGGTATATCCGGTTTCATGGCAGGAATAAAGAAACCTGGTATAAAAAAGATGCAGAACCGTGGGAACGCTATAATTATTTATACACGGAAACGGAATTGGCTGACTGGGTTCCGCGTATCAGCCGGATTGATTATCTGGCCAAAGAGACTTTTGTTTTTTTTAATAATCACTGGCAATCTCAGGCAGTGGTCAATGCAAAGCAGCTGGGAGGATTGCTGGATAAAAAAACTTAG
- a CDS encoding GAF domain-containing sensor histidine kinase yields the protein MFQKLVVFLEQNLDQMVELSLVQARERFGRYRSASEIEMQNIRETMRAIFTIAFQVLLNKKIAERELDDMLVALAERRARQGYPLTDVMGMFQVAQEVSMRYLKKGIEKHPGTTLSELLDFFSEIQTFFHRLEVGLVEPYLRFQENIINVQQSFMKHKFSSLFKLVEAISNNLNIQEFCEILLDYVCRFYDVKISGVYLFDEKEKELYPQHATGLSRRYKNEVRLKADADPYKKCLEKSSVVSAVERPFHIDALTVSLPGGDLRKPNGGGDEKQNNPEEDYPECHSLYAPMVGRQKTYGLVSLHSLKPRQYNQNEIQQFETLARILAVALENARFYQNLIEEKGKLDAIVNSVTEGLVLIDFHEEIVFINDQAARYFQQPSYKLVGASASIIPEQLLRQTTEPYVVQAAYLHALTTIMEQPVLECTLQKPELADIRLVMFPVRDRERHFIGRGIVIKDISQEKEIHRMKSEFVAIASHTMRTPMTSILGFTSLLLEKKPSEEIRQKYVHSIHRESQRLTNILDDMLDLMNIEAGKVSLKLMPFYIQDLVAAAIAEIKEHIQQEISVQMVGKSLPRLIGDQRKIQQVLIKLFSNALKYSSGKIKLSVKKVSAVKMKPGWVHSKVQFKSPGLFPAVLFGVEDDGEGIAADQIDAMFEPFYRINNAQTRGQEGTGLGLTIAKYIVESHGGKIWAESKNSKGSVISFLLPLELTSIDKGMMVM from the coding sequence GTGTTTCAAAAACTTGTCGTTTTTTTGGAACAAAATCTGGATCAGATGGTGGAGCTGTCACTGGTTCAAGCGCGGGAGCGCTTTGGACGGTATCGCAGTGCCAGTGAAATCGAAATGCAGAATATTCGCGAGACGATGCGGGCGATTTTTACGATCGCGTTTCAAGTATTGCTGAATAAGAAAATTGCAGAGCGTGAGTTGGATGATATGCTTGTCGCGTTGGCTGAGCGCCGGGCGCGGCAAGGCTACCCGTTGACTGACGTGATGGGCATGTTTCAGGTGGCGCAGGAGGTCAGTATGCGTTACTTGAAAAAAGGAATTGAAAAACATCCTGGAACCACATTGTCTGAATTGCTCGATTTTTTTTCTGAAATCCAAACATTTTTTCATCGATTGGAAGTAGGGTTGGTTGAACCGTATTTGCGCTTTCAGGAAAATATTATTAATGTGCAGCAGTCTTTTATGAAGCATAAATTTTCCAGTCTTTTCAAACTGGTCGAAGCAATATCCAACAATCTTAATATCCAGGAATTCTGTGAAATATTGCTTGATTATGTGTGCCGCTTTTATGATGTTAAAATTTCCGGTGTTTATTTGTTTGATGAAAAAGAAAAAGAACTCTATCCGCAACATGCCACCGGGCTTTCCCGGCGTTATAAAAACGAGGTTCGGCTCAAAGCGGATGCGGATCCTTATAAAAAATGCCTGGAAAAAAGCAGCGTGGTGAGCGCGGTGGAGCGGCCGTTTCATATTGATGCGCTTACCGTTTCATTGCCGGGCGGGGATCTGCGAAAACCAAACGGGGGAGGAGATGAAAAGCAAAATAATCCGGAAGAAGATTATCCCGAATGCCATTCGCTGTATGCTCCCATGGTGGGGCGTCAAAAAACATATGGTTTGGTGTCGCTCCATTCTTTAAAACCCCGGCAGTACAATCAAAATGAAATCCAGCAGTTTGAAACGCTGGCACGCATTCTGGCAGTGGCGCTGGAAAATGCCAGGTTCTATCAAAATTTAATTGAAGAAAAGGGTAAGCTGGATGCGATCGTTAATTCGGTGACGGAGGGTCTTGTTCTGATTGATTTTCACGAAGAAATTGTTTTTATCAATGATCAGGCTGCCCGTTATTTTCAGCAGCCAAGTTATAAACTTGTGGGCGCGTCTGCTTCAATTATTCCGGAACAGCTTTTACGTCAAACGACTGAACCCTACGTCGTGCAGGCAGCCTATTTGCATGCATTGACGACTATTATGGAACAGCCGGTTTTGGAATGCACTTTGCAAAAACCGGAGCTGGCGGATATACGGTTGGTGATGTTTCCGGTAAGAGATCGTGAGCGCCATTTTATCGGGCGTGGAATCGTTATTAAGGATATAAGTCAGGAAAAAGAGATCCACCGCATGAAATCAGAGTTTGTGGCGATTGCCAGCCATACCATGCGGACGCCGATGACCAGTATTCTGGGATTTACCAGTTTGCTGCTTGAGAAAAAACCCTCAGAGGAAATTCGGCAAAAATACGTGCACAGTATCCACCGGGAATCGCAGCGTTTGACAAATATTTTGGATGATATGCTGGATTTGATGAATATTGAAGCCGGTAAAGTTTCCTTGAAACTTATGCCGTTTTATATTCAGGATTTGGTTGCGGCTGCCATTGCGGAAATAAAAGAGCATATTCAACAAGAAATTTCTGTTCAGATGGTTGGGAAATCCTTGCCGCGTCTGATTGGGGACCAACGAAAAATTCAACAGGTATTGATTAAATTGTTTTCAAATGCATTGAAATATTCTTCAGGGAAGATTAAATTATCAGTAAAAAAAGTAAGTGCGGTGAAAATGAAACCCGGTTGGGTGCATTCGAAAGTGCAATTTAAATCTCCGGGTTTGTTTCCAGCGGTTTTATTTGGTGTGGAAGACGATGGCGAAGGGATTGCGGCAGATCAGATTGACGCGATGTTTGAACCTTTTTATAGGATTAACAATGCGCAAACGCGCGGGCAGGAAGGAACCGGGTTGGGGTTGACCATTGCCAAATATATTGTTGAGAGTCATGGCGGGAAAATCTGGGCTGAATCCAAAAACAGCAAGGGAAGCGTGATCAGTTTTCTTCTGCCTTTGGAGTTGACCTCGATTGATAAAGGCATGATGGTGATGTAG
- a CDS encoding transporter substrate-binding domain-containing protein encodes MKQVMTVWLVLGMVLGVVFYCHAKASPEQESVLERLTVGGPMGMPPYAYLDRNGIYTGFSVNVLRAVGEEMGIENVLFYPSNQDQTLKQLICGDIDCVHFVRYTEDLARDFYFAAFYLESPSVIFVQNDTYDIANREDLVGKRIAILAGEPAYEGMRQIKSHYLVVVKNPGEAFELIIQGKVDAYIGERLTSLHYLGTHGLEKRLKIVGTEVSRSRFGVLVRKEKNEVTSALMEAFRVLEKTGKRDRIFYQWFGEGFNPQPFVSQQTMRWVMIFVGTSLLVAMIVLGWNLLLQRELELKAVAVEKAELNRKIAEEKSRFEAIVQSMTEGLMLVDPKGAIAYVNAPGAQYLGRRVEDLLMHPLTVLNEHLLSKVRDPENMSRKLETAETSPTRPAVIEYTITTTKRQDIRLKFFPVRDRHGEFAGRGILIEDVTHEREVERLKSEFVSIASHELRTPMTSILGFSEIMLTKNLPFDMVKRYTNQIHSEAERLTRILNDMLDISYLESGEGVLEKQPVDIVELVNEVIDNFRAQIKDRREIRVSIAGEPGVIQVDRDKISQVLWNLFSNADKYSFEGRKVIIDIIDRKYPDETWCLSREEQDGLIPGVELRITDFGEGIQAEQLSMIFIPFYRIETAVHTIRGTGLGLAIVKRIVEAHQGHVWAVSEPGVKTTFSVVLPKKKGLMSTG; translated from the coding sequence ATGAAACAAGTCATGACTGTTTGGCTTGTGTTGGGGATGGTTTTGGGTGTGGTTTTTTATTGCCATGCAAAAGCCTCGCCGGAACAGGAATCTGTTTTGGAGCGTCTGACGGTTGGCGGCCCCATGGGTATGCCTCCCTATGCCTATCTTGACCGCAACGGCATTTATACCGGTTTTTCGGTAAATGTTTTGCGTGCGGTCGGCGAGGAGATGGGTATAGAGAATGTGCTGTTTTATCCTTCCAATCAGGACCAGACCTTAAAACAATTAATCTGCGGAGATATCGATTGTGTTCATTTTGTCCGTTATACGGAGGACTTGGCGCGTGATTTTTATTTTGCCGCTTTTTATCTGGAAAGTCCTTCGGTTATTTTTGTTCAAAATGATACCTATGATATTGCCAACCGGGAAGATCTGGTCGGCAAACGCATTGCAATTCTTGCCGGGGAACCGGCGTATGAGGGTATGCGTCAGATCAAAAGTCACTACCTGGTTGTTGTCAAAAACCCCGGCGAAGCTTTTGAACTGATTATCCAGGGAAAGGTGGATGCCTATATTGGAGAACGGCTCACCTCGTTGCACTATTTGGGTACCCATGGACTTGAAAAAAGGTTGAAAATAGTGGGGACTGAGGTTAGCCGATCCCGTTTTGGCGTATTGGTTCGCAAAGAAAAAAACGAGGTCACCTCGGCACTCATGGAGGCTTTTCGTGTGCTGGAGAAGACCGGGAAACGGGACCGGATTTTTTATCAATGGTTTGGTGAAGGCTTTAACCCGCAGCCGTTTGTAAGTCAGCAAACCATGCGCTGGGTGATGATTTTTGTAGGCACCTCGCTTTTGGTTGCCATGATTGTTTTGGGATGGAATTTACTTTTGCAGCGCGAACTGGAGCTTAAAGCGGTTGCGGTTGAAAAAGCCGAATTGAACCGGAAAATTGCGGAAGAAAAAAGCCGTTTTGAAGCAATTGTTCAGTCCATGACCGAAGGGCTGATGCTGGTTGATCCCAAGGGCGCCATTGCCTATGTTAATGCACCGGGCGCACAGTATCTCGGCCGCCGGGTGGAAGATCTTCTGATGCACCCTTTGACGGTTTTGAATGAGCACTTGCTTTCAAAAGTCCGGGACCCGGAAAATATGTCACGCAAATTGGAAACTGCTGAAACGAGTCCCACCCGGCCGGCTGTCATTGAATATACGATTACCACAACCAAGCGGCAGGATATTCGCTTGAAATTTTTTCCGGTGAGAGACCGGCATGGTGAATTTGCCGGGAGGGGGATTTTGATTGAGGATGTTACCCATGAACGTGAAGTGGAGAGGCTTAAATCGGAATTTGTTTCGATTGCCAGTCATGAATTGCGAACACCCATGACAAGTATTCTTGGTTTTTCTGAAATTATGTTGACCAAAAATCTTCCCTTCGATATGGTGAAACGGTATACCAATCAAATTCACAGTGAAGCGGAAAGACTTACGCGTATTTTAAACGATATGTTGGATATTAGTTATTTGGAAAGCGGCGAGGGTGTGCTGGAAAAACAACCCGTTGATATTGTTGAATTGGTCAATGAAGTTATTGACAATTTTCGTGCGCAGATTAAGGACCGGCGCGAAATTCGCGTGAGCATTGCCGGGGAACCGGGCGTGATACAGGTTGATCGTGACAAAATTTCTCAAGTACTTTGGAATTTATTTTCCAATGCAGATAAGTATTCCTTTGAGGGACGGAAAGTCATTATCGATATTATTGACCGGAAGTATCCGGATGAAACCTGGTGTTTAAGCCGGGAAGAACAGGACGGATTGATCCCGGGTGTGGAACTGCGGATTACGGATTTTGGAGAAGGGATTCAGGCGGAACAGCTTTCAATGATTTTTATACCCTTTTACAGAATTGAAACAGCAGTACATACGATTCGGGGAACGGGGTTGGGATTGGCGATTGTGAAGCGTATTGTTGAAGCACATCAGGGACATGTGTGGGCGGTAAGTGAACCAGGTGTCAAGACGACGTTTTCGGTGGTATTGCCGAAAAAAAAGGGGTTAATGTCCACAGGTTAA
- a CDS encoding response regulator yields MTTPKLRTGVAGLDEIMLGGILAGESILVEGLPGTGKTTLGLHFILQGIADGEPGLIITFEEFPAQYYRDALNFGWDLKQLEKDQKLKIIMTSPKVLEQELEKPGGLFDQITHAMGIKRVLVDSVNFLYRIKKENVHGRDLINRFINGFKRQMITSILIKDIEGEDLLHWGMYSVDCYIRLRFDLVRDYQRRRLIEVFKARGQKHLHGRHPFEITEEGVEVYPTSLPVQAAAATAVDVSDGVRIAAGVTGLDDMLGGGFFKGQSVLVTGTSGTGKTNVALSFLSQGLKNGETCLYLSMEDMGSNLIRHARSLGMDFNEYVSNERLTLLNISSAGLSEGEFLHLLRKQLAEIRPDRLVIDPINFLNKVAASSEMAHITFQTMVRILRDANVTTVCTSEISEVVGDFKLTDYNYLVDTVLLLRLAEIDTSIRKAIMIIKQRGSGHDRNLRELLIDSEGVRIGDPFLSYEGILTGRTRRRDEAEPSKLLIVDDDQQMIELIKASFRDERFTLISCSDGEKGLQTVMTEAPDLVILDLMLPKINGFEICQRIKEDKTTTDIPVIILSAKGETESKVKGIKIGADDYITKPFSPQELVARVKMILRRVYGKRKA; encoded by the coding sequence TTGACAACACCAAAATTAAGAACCGGTGTGGCCGGGTTGGACGAAATAATGCTTGGCGGGATTTTAGCAGGTGAGAGTATTCTTGTAGAGGGATTGCCGGGGACCGGTAAGACCACATTGGGACTGCATTTTATTTTACAAGGCATTGCGGATGGGGAACCGGGCTTGATTATTACGTTTGAAGAGTTTCCCGCTCAGTATTACCGCGATGCGCTCAATTTCGGCTGGGATTTAAAACAGCTGGAGAAGGACCAAAAATTAAAAATTATTATGACCTCGCCCAAAGTCCTGGAACAGGAATTGGAAAAACCGGGAGGATTGTTTGATCAGATTACGCATGCCATGGGAATCAAGCGGGTATTGGTCGATTCGGTTAATTTTTTATATAGAATTAAAAAAGAAAATGTTCATGGCCGCGATCTTATCAACCGGTTTATTAATGGTTTTAAACGTCAGATGATTACCAGTATTCTGATAAAAGATATTGAAGGTGAGGATCTTTTGCACTGGGGGATGTACTCGGTGGATTGTTACATTCGTCTTCGTTTTGATCTGGTACGTGATTATCAGCGGCGCCGGTTGATTGAGGTTTTTAAAGCCCGGGGGCAGAAACATCTGCATGGACGGCATCCTTTTGAAATTACGGAAGAAGGGGTGGAGGTTTATCCGACCTCATTGCCGGTCCAGGCCGCCGCCGCCACCGCAGTTGATGTCAGTGATGGTGTCCGTATTGCCGCCGGGGTGACGGGTTTGGATGATATGCTCGGCGGCGGTTTTTTTAAAGGCCAAAGTGTGCTGGTGACAGGAACCTCGGGTACCGGCAAAACCAATGTGGCATTGAGCTTTTTATCCCAGGGGCTGAAAAACGGCGAAACCTGCCTCTATTTATCCATGGAAGACATGGGGAGTAATCTTATCCGGCATGCACGTTCTTTGGGCATGGATTTCAACGAGTATGTGAGTAACGAGCGTCTGACACTGCTTAATATTTCCAGTGCAGGCTTGAGTGAAGGTGAATTTTTACACTTGCTGCGCAAACAACTCGCTGAGATTCGTCCTGATCGACTGGTGATAGACCCGATTAATTTTTTAAATAAGGTCGCAGCCTCTTCGGAAATGGCGCATATTACCTTTCAAACCATGGTGCGTATTTTACGCGATGCCAATGTCACCACTGTTTGCACTTCGGAAATATCTGAAGTGGTCGGGGATTTTAAGCTTACGGATTATAATTATTTGGTGGATACGGTATTGCTGCTCCGCCTGGCGGAAATTGATACCAGCATCCGTAAGGCCATTATGATTATCAAACAAAGAGGGTCCGGCCATGATCGTAATCTGCGGGAATTATTGATCGACTCCGAGGGCGTGCGTATCGGTGATCCGTTCTTGAGCTATGAGGGTATTTTGACCGGCAGGACACGCCGGCGCGATGAAGCCGAACCATCCAAATTATTAATTGTGGATGATGATCAACAGATGATTGAATTGATCAAGGCGAGTTTTCGTGATGAACGCTTTACATTGATTTCGTGCTCGGATGGAGAGAAAGGGCTGCAAACGGTTATGACCGAGGCACCCGATCTTGTGATTCTTGATTTAATGCTGCCGAAAATAAATGGTTTTGAAATATGCCAGCGCATCAAGGAGGATAAAACGACCACAGATATTCCGGTCATTATTCTATCCGCCAAAGGCGAGACTGAATCTAAAGTCAAAGGCATTAAAATCGGCGCAGACGATTACATTACCAAACCCTTTTCACCTCAGGAACTGGTTGCCCGCGTGAAAATGATTCTCAGGAGGGTCTACGGGAAGAGGAAGGCTTGA
- a CDS encoding diguanylate cyclase, protein MAVGREKFNATIDVKKLSALFTKIEKNHQDILVHLDRFLSRMPDVLIGDINQRFLPSVTEFIFTELFKLNKKLSANRLDLALKQLRKDALRQVTISRSFSTFITVWISLREVVVAMTPKWFAAASAKAIIRTGEAFWTLSLLEIMHTYLEYTDQVIREKTLESSVLFHTTQSITTELDLDSLLGKIVFHAGMLLKNKQIYLFVPEKNTNGPVQERKLVLRASNLMGEAYGEYSLRMGEGPIGKTAELCVARIDNHYSKSKKKLAFLSNAAHLLTVPIVFSEQLLGVLLAVGAKKNELFTHTEKELLLMYSQQIAVTFKNVMLYQEQSHVTRELEEKNQMLELQADLILRKSAQMTVLNEVTQKVNSSLELKEVLALLTRHAVDSIGVNRCIVWLFDDMKVTLDAVAASGLKEELLEKMRLPLDSIRDTAFFKTLAALTPQQIGADQEKIFFSEVLGDMLTVKTMLIVPLVFKEEAIGVLAVDDTREIHDFLDDEITLISAVANQTVMAIENARLYQKVKEQAITDALTGVYNHRFFQIRFTDEYAHSKRYGNDFSLIILDIDHFKHYNDTYGHVAGDLALKEIAALTGSSVRENDVVARYGGEEFAIILPMTNMEGALIVAERIRNSILECRFLGDLKVPQVSITVSMGISSYSEKLENREMMFKNADKALYTAKEKGRNQTICFQADILSKEADPPLQ, encoded by the coding sequence ATGGCAGTAGGCCGTGAAAAATTCAACGCGACAATTGATGTAAAAAAATTATCAGCGCTTTTTACGAAAATAGAAAAAAATCACCAAGATATCCTTGTGCACTTGGATCGTTTTCTCAGCCGGATGCCGGATGTGCTTATTGGCGATATCAATCAGCGGTTCCTTCCTTCGGTTACCGAGTTTATCTTTACTGAGCTTTTTAAACTTAATAAAAAATTGTCAGCCAACCGGCTTGATTTGGCACTAAAACAGCTGCGCAAAGACGCGCTGCGACAGGTCACCATTTCGCGTTCTTTCAGCACATTTATCACGGTATGGATTTCACTGCGGGAAGTGGTGGTCGCGATGACACCCAAATGGTTCGCCGCCGCTTCGGCCAAGGCGATTATTCGCACCGGAGAGGCTTTCTGGACCTTAAGTCTTTTAGAAATTATGCACACGTATTTGGAATACACCGATCAAGTGATTCGGGAAAAGACACTGGAAAGTTCGGTGCTTTTTCATACCACCCAAAGTATTACAACTGAACTGGACCTGGATTCTTTGTTGGGTAAAATTGTGTTTCATGCCGGAATGCTTTTGAAGAACAAACAAATTTATTTGTTTGTTCCGGAAAAAAACACCAATGGTCCTGTTCAGGAAAGAAAATTGGTTTTACGTGCATCGAATTTGATGGGTGAAGCTTATGGTGAATATAGTTTGCGTATGGGTGAAGGCCCGATTGGAAAGACAGCCGAGCTGTGTGTCGCCCGGATTGACAACCATTACAGCAAATCCAAGAAGAAGCTCGCGTTTTTAAGCAATGCCGCACATTTGCTTACAGTACCGATTGTATTTTCGGAACAACTCTTAGGGGTGCTGTTGGCGGTGGGGGCGAAGAAAAATGAGTTGTTTACACATACGGAAAAAGAACTTCTGCTGATGTACAGCCAACAGATTGCGGTTACGTTTAAAAATGTCATGCTCTATCAGGAACAGTCGCATGTCACCCGTGAATTGGAAGAAAAAAATCAGATGCTTGAATTGCAGGCTGACTTGATTTTGCGAAAATCCGCTCAGATGACAGTGCTCAATGAAGTGACCCAGAAAGTGAATTCGTCCCTGGAGCTTAAGGAAGTTTTGGCACTGCTCACCCGTCATGCCGTGGATAGCATTGGTGTAAACCGATGCATTGTTTGGTTGTTTGATGATATGAAAGTGACGCTGGATGCGGTCGCTGCCAGTGGATTGAAGGAGGAACTTCTGGAGAAAATGCGTCTGCCTTTGGACAGTATTCGGGATACGGCTTTTTTTAAAACACTCGCAGCATTAACTCCGCAGCAAATCGGGGCTGATCAGGAGAAAATTTTTTTTTCGGAAGTGTTGGGGGATATGTTGACCGTTAAAACCATGTTGATCGTTCCGCTGGTATTCAAAGAAGAGGCTATTGGTGTTTTGGCAGTGGATGATACGCGGGAAATACATGATTTTTTGGATGATGAAATTACGCTTATTTCAGCAGTTGCCAACCAGACCGTGATGGCGATTGAAAATGCCCGTCTTTATCAAAAAGTCAAGGAGCAGGCAATTACCGATGCTTTGACAGGTGTCTACAATCATCGTTTTTTTCAAATTCGGTTTACAGATGAATATGCGCATTCCAAACGCTATGGCAATGATTTTAGCTTGATTATTCTTGATATTGATCATTTTAAGCATTACAACGATACCTATGGGCATGTGGCGGGTGATTTGGCTTTGAAAGAGATTGCGGCGTTAACCGGAAGTTCCGTGCGGGAAAATGATGTTGTTGCCCGGTATGGCGGTGAGGAGTTTGCCATTATTTTACCGATGACCAATATGGAAGGTGCGCTTATTGTTGCTGAGAGAATCCGGAACTCGATTTTGGAATGCCGGTTTTTGGGAGATTTAAAAGTACCACAGGTATCCATCACAGTTTCGATGGGAATTTCATCTTATTCGGAAAAATTGGAAAACCGTGAGATGATGTTTAAAAATGCGGATAAGGCCCTGTATACAGCTAAAGAAAAAGGTCGTAATCAAACCATTTGTTTTCAAGCGGATATTCTTTCCAAAGAAGCCGATCCCCCCCTCCAATAA
- the queA gene encoding tRNA preQ1(34) S-adenosylmethionine ribosyltransferase-isomerase QueA: protein MRPSNFDFDLPPERIAQHALRRGASRLMLVPRQTGRFRHAVFKDICQWFRPGDCLVLNNTKVIPARLFALKKSSGIQIEIFLHREIAPGIWEALARPCRRLKPGMVLYLGEDGMTIAAIPGKGIVHVRFASAAKARLLIRRYGITPLPPYIKRTDKVPGGKTENEDRKRYQTVYARQDGSVAAPTAGLHFTQSILKRLQQKGVCVAEVTLHVGWGTFASLPDEDVSGRRLHTEQYTIDEKNARMINQSKRLGGRIIACGTTAARALESAAVQNGAVSSGNAMTDIFIYPGYQWKIVAGLLTNFHLPMSSLFILVCALADTHAIKQAYAEAVRENYRFYSYGDAMLIV from the coding sequence ATGCGACCTAGTAATTTTGATTTTGATTTACCGCCGGAACGTATTGCCCAACACGCCTTGCGACGCGGCGCTTCACGCCTTATGCTGGTGCCGCGGCAAACCGGCCGGTTCCGCCATGCTGTGTTTAAGGATATTTGTCAATGGTTTCGTCCGGGAGATTGTCTGGTACTGAATAATACCAAGGTCATTCCCGCCAGATTGTTTGCTTTGAAAAAATCTTCCGGGATTCAAATTGAGATATTTTTACATCGTGAGATCGCGCCGGGAATCTGGGAGGCGTTGGCACGACCGTGCCGGCGATTGAAACCGGGAATGGTACTTTATCTGGGAGAGGATGGGATGACTATTGCTGCCATACCGGGTAAGGGCATTGTGCATGTTCGTTTTGCGTCTGCCGCCAAAGCACGCCTGTTGATTCGCCGGTATGGGATAACGCCGCTGCCGCCTTACATCAAACGAACGGATAAAGTGCCGGGCGGCAAAACCGAGAACGAAGACCGGAAACGGTATCAGACGGTTTATGCCCGGCAGGACGGCTCGGTCGCCGCACCCACCGCCGGTCTGCATTTTACGCAGTCGATTTTGAAACGACTGCAACAAAAAGGTGTGTGTGTGGCGGAAGTGACACTGCACGTGGGGTGGGGTACGTTTGCATCCTTACCGGATGAGGACGTATCGGGCCGGCGTTTACATACGGAGCAGTATACCATTGATGAAAAAAATGCCCGGATGATTAACCAAAGTAAGCGACTGGGTGGAAGAATCATTGCTTGCGGAACGACGGCGGCACGCGCACTGGAATCGGCTGCCGTGCAAAACGGCGCCGTGTCTTCGGGAAATGCCATGACCGATATTTTTATTTATCCCGGTTATCAATGGAAAATCGTAGCGGGTTTACTGACCAATTTTCATTTGCCAATGTCCTCGTTGTTTATTCTGGTTTGTGCTCTGGCAGACACACATGCCATCAAACAAGCCTACGCCGAGGCTGTTCGGGAAAATTACCGGTTCTACAGTTATGGGGATGCCATGTTGATTGTATGA